The Syngnathoides biaculeatus isolate LvHL_M chromosome 6, ASM1980259v1, whole genome shotgun sequence genome has a window encoding:
- the gcnt3 gene encoding beta-1,3-galactosyl-O-glycosyl-glycoprotein beta-1,6-N-acetylglucosaminyltransferase 3, translating to MAASFPSAMRISSKKRIWCKFWKGRQLLRIPALVLVSVLVSLDLWKRDSDPGIPEQMAADLPACSAIITGDLAGRECDLEVLLSSRTRQVVLSEDFYLNATQDCGSYRTHRGFFTLPLSEEEKDFPIAYSMVIHDQIEMFERLLRAIYAPQNIYCVHVDRKSTVEFRKAVDAIASCFENVFIAGKLERVVYASWSRVQADLNCMVSLLGSRVRWRYLLNTCGTDFPIKTNREMVRALKVLNGRNSMETEATNDYKKQRWQYHYNVTDSIVRTDVKKSPPPIKSPMFTGNAYFVASRAFVEHVTQDREVRALLEWEKDTYSPDEHLWATLQRMPSVPGSAPANPKYDTSDMQAIARAVKWSYLSGDVRKGAPYEPCAGVDRRAVCVYGAGDLTWLLRQHHLLANKFDPMVDDIAIRCLESILYFKALDSG from the exons ATGG CGGCGTCGTTCCCTTCCGCAATGCGGATCTCCAGCAAGAAAAGAATCTGGTGCAAATTCTGGAAAGGTCGGCAGCTTCTGAGAATCCCGGCCCTCGTCCTTGTGAGCGTTTTAGTTTCACTTGACCTTTGGAAAAGAGACTCTGACCCGGGGATACCGGAGCAAATGGCAGCTGACCTGCCCGCCTGCTCTGCAATTATCACGGGAGACCTGGCAGGCCGTGAATGTGACTTGGAAGTCCTTCTGTCATCCAGGACGAGACAAGTTGTGCTCTCGGAGGACTTCTACCTTAACGCAACCCAGGACTGCGGATCTTATCGTACACACAGAGGCTTCTTTACACTCCCTCTGAGTGAAGAAGAGAAGGATTTCCCCATCGCGTACTCCATGGTGATCCACGACCAGATTGAAATGTTTGAGCGTCTCCTGCGCGCCATTTACGCCCCTCAGAACATCTACTGCGTGCACGTGGACCGAAAATCCACAGTGGAATTCCGTAAGGCCGTGGACGCCATTGCTTCCTGCTTTGAGAATGTATTCATAGCCGGGAAATTAGAGAGGGTGGTTTACGCCTCGTGGTCTCGAGTGCAGGCCGATTTGAACTGCATGGTGAGTTTGTTGGGGTCCCGCGTCCGGTGGAGGTACCTGCTGAACACGTGCGGGACGGATTTTCCGATTAAGACCAACAGAGAGATGGTGCGAGCTCTGAAGGTTCTAAATGGCAGGAACAGCATGGAAACAGAAGCCACCAATGACTACAAGAAGCAACGTTGGCAGTATCACTACAACGTCACAGACTCCATCGTCAGGACCGACGTGAAGAAAAGCCCCCCTCCCATCAAAAGCCCCATGTTCACCGGGAACGCCTACTTTGTGGCCAGCAGGGCCTTTGTGGAACACGTGACCCAGGACCGGGAGGTTCGGGCCTTGCTGGAGTGGGAAAAGGACACCTACAGCCCAGACGAACACTTGTGGGCCACTTTGCAGCGGATGCCGTCTGTGCCCGGATCGGCCCCCGCGAACCCCAAGTACGACACGTCAGACATGCAAGCTATCGCCCGGGCGGTCAAGTGGAGCTATTTGTCAGGTGATGTGAGGAAGGGGGCGCCGTACGAGCCGTGCGCAGGGGTGGATCGACGGGCTGTTTGCGTGTATGGAGCCGGAGACCTGACCTGGCTCCTGAGGCAACATCACCTCCTGGCTAATAAGTTTGATCCAATGGTGGACGACATTGCAATTAGATGCCTGGAGTcgattctgtattttaaagctCTAGATAGCGGTTAA